The following are encoded in a window of Scophthalmus maximus strain ysfricsl-2021 chromosome 2, ASM2237912v1, whole genome shotgun sequence genomic DNA:
- the zmp:0000001168 gene encoding signal-induced proliferation-associated protein 1 isoform X2, producing MQSDDLFIRKFRRQNVRPPIATVSFDSKREAGVVEWPPRRDGDGAEGDCLTPSRVGLSLRSVGRGHIMQRSNSDVTLGDLDSSGKAGGKATRVVGEKVGVGAQGDSGVLLHREYGSLSSLERQIQAQDLRTDDQGPLSPSALRFKDPFLLLGLQGNPPEPDGFFRGLSVSTGESPKPAKPPKPEGLSKKSKPGPPQIPQPGPYDNIGGGAWVRNFAHYDVQSILFDLTEAATNRDSIGRKKNITSGASAASQLRPLSQATPASPAQAGGGNGGNPDDPEQSLLLDEGDGNDNELLLSCPHFRNETGGEEQVGLGRSQERRGLWSSLRTPYDAVSVLEEPRESHVQQQGKSNYFIEHADLGAHYYRKYFYMKEHQNFFGMDDRLGPVAISFRREEKEGTSGAQYNYRIIFRTTEMKTLRGSILEESVPSAARHTTPRGLSPKRLLEFIMPELNLHCLRLASNSPKVRDTLLKLDEQGLNFQRKVGVMYCRAGQGTEEDMYNNESSGPAFEEFLELLGERVRLKGWEKYRAQLDNKTDSTGTHSLYTRYQDYEIMFHVSTMLPYTANNTQQLLRKRHIGNDIVTIVFQEPGALPFTPKSIRSHFQHVFIIVQVHEHCTDNTYYRVAVTRSKDMPLFGPLFPKGARFPRSAAFRDFLLAKAVNAENAAEKSEKFRSMATRTRQEYLKDLAENYVTTTPIDSSTKFPLLSLGGKRKDKLKGAKGAELHSAGALVWAVMVYSRDEGEAGEHKLPCLLGVSAESVVLIERCTRRVVFNCSCRDVIGWKAVIETKEGGPCLDIFYERGESVSISVMESQAEDIREVVQRLELVTRGCEALEVTPLRDGVGQPGFLMNEEGFVTELQRFCYAESGGLQLWARVVRLCGHSLVHLSLEERTRLLRTAHKIHITVIPPDENGKPRRSFSELYQKAIKDAECKPGEDQSGEAWVLDEREEDEEDEDEATEAELKAGVVNEGDIVQVQVEAEEGKERSYDKGPGERSHAALLKPPGLALLRATSLQDQPANQSQEASASQLTRSISLERQPSYRDTCDGHVYGNIGLKTEGNIYQNVGELRDATPDLILAVKPKVPLEDEQFMGAEFGDDKASASDSSLSSSRLSCIDRAERNSRALSLHNSITKILSETTESTEEEWQSIADLATACRSILEALSREDRKAGDPSQSGADQTDGKLKDSKENDSPGHLEEKVSQLEAMLRNLQDDLQKLP from the exons ATGCAGTCAGATGACCTCTTCATCCGCAAGTTTCGCCGTCAGAACGTGCGGCCGCCAATTGCCACCGTCAGCTTTGACTCCAAGCGGGAAGCAGGTGTAGTGGAGTGGCCGCCGAGGAGGGATGGTGACGGAGCCGAAGGTGACTGCCTCACTCCGAGTCGCGTGGGGCTGAGTCTGAGGTCAGTGGGCCGGGGCCACATCATGCAGAGGAGTAACAGCGATGTCACCTTGGGGGACTTGGACTCCTCTGGTAAAGCCGGGGGGAAAGCAACTCGGGTGGTCGGTGAGAAGGTGGGTGTGGGGGCACAGGGCGACTCAGGTGTTCTGCTACACAGGGAATATGGCAGCCTGTCCTCACTGGAGAGACAGATTCAAGCCCAGGATCTGCGCACAGATGACCAGGGGCCCCTGAGTCCAAGTGCCCTCCGCTTCAAAGACCCTTTCCTGCTTTTAGGACTGCAGGGCAACCCTCCGGAGCCTGATGGATTCTTTCGGGGTCTGTCTGTTTCCACAGGGGAATCCCCAAAACCTGCCAAGCCGCCGAAGCCTGAAGGTCTAAGTAAGAAGAGCAAACCTGGGCCCCCGCAGATCCCTCAGCCGGGTCCGTATGACAACATCGGGGGAGGAGCCTGGGTGAGGAACTTTGCCCACTATGACGTTCAAAGCATCTTGTTTGACCTCACCGAGGCCGCCACCAACAGAGACAGCATTGGGCGGAAAAAGAATATCACCTCGGGGGCTTCAGCAGCCTCCCAGCTGCGCCCCCTGTCCCAGGCCACCCCCGCCTCACCAGCACAGGCTGGAGGAGGCAACGGGGGGAACCCAGATGACCCTGAGCAGTCGCTGCTGCTGGACGAAGGGGACGGCAACGATAATGAGCTCCTGCTCAGCTGCCCCCACTTTCGCAATGAGAcggggggagaggagcaggtgggACTGGGTCGATCCCAGGAGCGGCGGGGACTCTGGTCAAGCCTGCGAACCCCTTACGATGCAGTGTCAGTCCTGGAGGAGCCCAGAGAGAGTCACGTCCAACAGCAGGGCAAGAGCAACTACTTCATCGAGCACGCAGATCTGGGAGCCCATTACTATCGCAAATATTTCTACATGAAAG AACACCAGAACTTCTTTGGCATGGATGATCGCCTCGGCCCAGTGGCCATCAGTTTCCGtcgagaggagaaagaaggaacCAGTGGAGCTCAGTACAACTACAGAATCATCTTTCGCACCACGGAG ATGAAGACGCTGCGAGGTTCCATCCTGGAGGAGTCGGTGCCCTCTGCTGCTCGTCACACGACACCCAGAGGCTTGTCTCCCAAGAGGCTGCTGGAGTTCATCATGCCTGAACTGAACCTGCACTGCCTTCGCTTGGCCTCCAACTCCCCCAAGGTCCGGGACACACTGCTGAAGCTGGACGAACAGGGG CTGAATTTCCAGAGAAAGGTTGGGGTGATGTACTGCCGGGCCGGGCAGGGCACAGAGGAAGACATGTACAACAACGAGAGCTCCGGGCCAGCGTTTGAGGAGTTCCTCGAACTGCTCGGGGAGCGGGTGCGGCTGAAGGGCTGGGAGAAATACCGAGCTCAGCTGGACAACAAGA CTGATTCAACTGGGACACACTCCCTCTACACGCGCTACCAGGACTACGAGATTATGTTTCATGTGTCCACCATGCTGCCCTACACAgccaacaacacacaacag TTGCTGAGAAAGCGACACATCGGAAACGACATTGTGACAATCGTTTTCCAGGAGCCAGGTGCGCTGCCCTTCACTCCAAAGTCCATCCGCTCCCATTTCCAACATGTCTTCATTATCGTTCAGGTTCATGAGCACTGCACGGACAACACGTATTACAG GGTGGCTGTGACACGCTCTAAAGACATGCCATTATTTGGCCCGTTGTTCCCCAAGGGTGCCCGATTCCCTCGCTCAGCTGCCTTCAGGGACTTCCTTCTGGCAAAGGCAGTGAACGCTGAAAACGCAGCAGAGAAGTCAGAGAAGTTTCGCTCCATGGCCACGCGCACGCGGCAGGAATACCTGAAGGACCTGGCCGAAAACTACGTGACCACAACACCCATCGACTCCTCCACCAAGttccccctgctctctctgGGAGGCAAGCGCAAAGACAAGCTGAAGGGCGCCAAAGGCGCCGAGTTGCACAGTGCCGGGGCGCTGGTGTGGGCGGTGATGGTCTACAGTCGAGATGAAGGGGAGGCAGGAGAGCACAAGCTCCCCTGTCTGCTCGGGGTGTCGGCCGAGTCGGTGGTGCTCATTGAGAGGTGCACACGCAGGGTGGTGTTTAACTGCTCCTGCAGAGATGTCATTGGCTGGAAAGCAGTGATAGAGACTAAGGAGGGGGGGCCTTGCTTGGATATCTTCTATGAGCGCGGGGAGTCGGTATCCATCAGTGTGATGGAGAGCCAGGCGGAGGATATACGTGAGGTGGTGCAGAGGCTAGAG CTGGTTACGCGGGGCTGTGAGGCGCTGGAGGTCACCCCTCTGCGTGACGGGGTCGGTCAGCCCGGCTTCCTGATGAACGAGGAGGGTTTCGTGACGGAGCTGCAGCGGTTCTGCTATGCGGAGAGTGGAGGCCTGCAGTTGTGGGCTCGTGTGGTGCGGCTGTGCGGACACTCGCTGGTTCACCTGAGCCTCGAGGAGAGGACCAGGCTGCTGCGCACTGCGCACAAGATCCACATCACTGTCATACCACCGGATGAGAACGGCAAGCCTCGCAG aAGTTTCTCTGAGCTTTACCAGAAAGCCATCAAGGATGCAGAGTGTAAGCCTGGCGAGGATCAGTCAGGAGAGGCCTGGGTGCTGGACGAGagggaagaggacgaggaggacgaggacgaggcgACGGAGGCTGAGCTGAAGGCGGGTGTGGTCAATGAGGGGGACAtagtgcaggtgcaggtggaggcCGAAGAGGGCAAAGAGCGGTCGTATGACAAAGGGCCAGGCGAGAGAAGCCACGCCGCACTCCTCAAGCCGCCCGGCTTGGCTCTGTTACGGGCCACTTCGCTGCAGGaccagccggccaatcagagccagGAGGCCAGCGCCTCGCAGCTCACTCGCAGCATCTCATTGGAGAGACAGCCATCCTACAGGGACACGTGTGATGG CCACGTGTACGGCAACATTGGGCTGAAAACAGAGGGCAACATCTACCAAAACGTCGGCGAGCTGAGGGACGCCACACCCGATCTGATCCTGGCTGTCAAACCCAAGGTTCCCCTGGAGGACGAACAG TTCATGGGGGCTGAGTTTGGCGACGACAAAGCCTCGGCGAGTGactcctctctctcgtcttccCGGTTGTCGTGCATAGACCGAGCTGAACGAAATTCCCGAGCCCTAAGTCTTCATAACTCCATCACCAAGA TTCTCTCAGAAACAACAGAATCAACTGAGGAGGAGTGGCAATCCATCGCCGACCTGGCCACAGCCTGCCGCAGCATCCTGGAGGCTTTGTCACGAGAGG ACCGCAAAGCCGGAGACCCCTCGCAGTCAGGAGCTGACCAGACTGATGGCAAGCTGAAAGACTCAAAGGAGAA TGACTCTCCAGGCCACCTAGAGGAGAAGGTGTCCCAGCTGGAGGCTATGCTGAGGAATCTGCAGGATGACCTGCAAAAG TTGCCTTAA
- the zmp:0000001168 gene encoding signal-induced proliferation-associated protein 1 isoform X1 translates to MQSDDLFIRKFRRQNVRPPIATVSFDSKREAGVVEWPPRRDGDGAEGDCLTPSRVGLSLRSVGRGHIMQRSNSDVTLGDLDSSGKAGGKATRVVGEKVGVGAQGDSGVLLHREYGSLSSLERQIQAQDLRTDDQGPLSPSALRFKDPFLLLGLQGNPPEPDGFFRGLSVSTGESPKPAKPPKPEGLSKKSKPGPPQIPQPGPYDNIGGGAWVRNFAHYDVQSILFDLTEAATNRDSIGRKKNITSGASAASQLRPLSQATPASPAQAGGGNGGNPDDPEQSLLLDEGDGNDNELLLSCPHFRNETGGEEQVGLGRSQERRGLWSSLRTPYDAVSVLEEPRESHVQQQGKSNYFIEHADLGAHYYRKYFYMKEHQNFFGMDDRLGPVAISFRREEKEGTSGAQYNYRIIFRTTEMKTLRGSILEESVPSAARHTTPRGLSPKRLLEFIMPELNLHCLRLASNSPKVRDTLLKLDEQGLNFQRKVGVMYCRAGQGTEEDMYNNESSGPAFEEFLELLGERVRLKGWEKYRAQLDNKTDSTGTHSLYTRYQDYEIMFHVSTMLPYTANNTQQLLRKRHIGNDIVTIVFQEPGALPFTPKSIRSHFQHVFIIVQVHEHCTDNTYYRVAVTRSKDMPLFGPLFPKGARFPRSAAFRDFLLAKAVNAENAAEKSEKFRSMATRTRQEYLKDLAENYVTTTPIDSSTKFPLLSLGGKRKDKLKGAKGAELHSAGALVWAVMVYSRDEGEAGEHKLPCLLGVSAESVVLIERCTRRVVFNCSCRDVIGWKAVIETKEGGPCLDIFYERGESVSISVMESQAEDIREVVQRLELVTRGCEALEVTPLRDGVGQPGFLMNEEGFVTELQRFCYAESGGLQLWARVVRLCGHSLVHLSLEERTRLLRTAHKIHITVIPPDENGKPRRSFSELYQKAIKDAECKPGEDQSGEAWVLDEREEDEEDEDEATEAELKAGVVNEGDIVQVQVEAEEGKERSYDKGPGERSHAALLKPPGLALLRATSLQDQPANQSQEASASQLTRSISLERQPSYRDTCDGHVYGNIGLKTEGNIYQNVGELRDATPDLILAVKPKVPLEDEQFMGAEFGDDKASASDSSLSSSRLSCIDRAERNSRALSLHNSITKILSETTESTEEEWQSIADLATACRSILEALSREDRKAGDPSQSGADQTDGKLKDSKENDSPGHLEEKVSQLEAMLRNLQDDLQKEKEDKAVLQAEVQSLRQNNQRLQEESQSTVARLIKVTELLCNVNKPC, encoded by the exons ATGCAGTCAGATGACCTCTTCATCCGCAAGTTTCGCCGTCAGAACGTGCGGCCGCCAATTGCCACCGTCAGCTTTGACTCCAAGCGGGAAGCAGGTGTAGTGGAGTGGCCGCCGAGGAGGGATGGTGACGGAGCCGAAGGTGACTGCCTCACTCCGAGTCGCGTGGGGCTGAGTCTGAGGTCAGTGGGCCGGGGCCACATCATGCAGAGGAGTAACAGCGATGTCACCTTGGGGGACTTGGACTCCTCTGGTAAAGCCGGGGGGAAAGCAACTCGGGTGGTCGGTGAGAAGGTGGGTGTGGGGGCACAGGGCGACTCAGGTGTTCTGCTACACAGGGAATATGGCAGCCTGTCCTCACTGGAGAGACAGATTCAAGCCCAGGATCTGCGCACAGATGACCAGGGGCCCCTGAGTCCAAGTGCCCTCCGCTTCAAAGACCCTTTCCTGCTTTTAGGACTGCAGGGCAACCCTCCGGAGCCTGATGGATTCTTTCGGGGTCTGTCTGTTTCCACAGGGGAATCCCCAAAACCTGCCAAGCCGCCGAAGCCTGAAGGTCTAAGTAAGAAGAGCAAACCTGGGCCCCCGCAGATCCCTCAGCCGGGTCCGTATGACAACATCGGGGGAGGAGCCTGGGTGAGGAACTTTGCCCACTATGACGTTCAAAGCATCTTGTTTGACCTCACCGAGGCCGCCACCAACAGAGACAGCATTGGGCGGAAAAAGAATATCACCTCGGGGGCTTCAGCAGCCTCCCAGCTGCGCCCCCTGTCCCAGGCCACCCCCGCCTCACCAGCACAGGCTGGAGGAGGCAACGGGGGGAACCCAGATGACCCTGAGCAGTCGCTGCTGCTGGACGAAGGGGACGGCAACGATAATGAGCTCCTGCTCAGCTGCCCCCACTTTCGCAATGAGAcggggggagaggagcaggtgggACTGGGTCGATCCCAGGAGCGGCGGGGACTCTGGTCAAGCCTGCGAACCCCTTACGATGCAGTGTCAGTCCTGGAGGAGCCCAGAGAGAGTCACGTCCAACAGCAGGGCAAGAGCAACTACTTCATCGAGCACGCAGATCTGGGAGCCCATTACTATCGCAAATATTTCTACATGAAAG AACACCAGAACTTCTTTGGCATGGATGATCGCCTCGGCCCAGTGGCCATCAGTTTCCGtcgagaggagaaagaaggaacCAGTGGAGCTCAGTACAACTACAGAATCATCTTTCGCACCACGGAG ATGAAGACGCTGCGAGGTTCCATCCTGGAGGAGTCGGTGCCCTCTGCTGCTCGTCACACGACACCCAGAGGCTTGTCTCCCAAGAGGCTGCTGGAGTTCATCATGCCTGAACTGAACCTGCACTGCCTTCGCTTGGCCTCCAACTCCCCCAAGGTCCGGGACACACTGCTGAAGCTGGACGAACAGGGG CTGAATTTCCAGAGAAAGGTTGGGGTGATGTACTGCCGGGCCGGGCAGGGCACAGAGGAAGACATGTACAACAACGAGAGCTCCGGGCCAGCGTTTGAGGAGTTCCTCGAACTGCTCGGGGAGCGGGTGCGGCTGAAGGGCTGGGAGAAATACCGAGCTCAGCTGGACAACAAGA CTGATTCAACTGGGACACACTCCCTCTACACGCGCTACCAGGACTACGAGATTATGTTTCATGTGTCCACCATGCTGCCCTACACAgccaacaacacacaacag TTGCTGAGAAAGCGACACATCGGAAACGACATTGTGACAATCGTTTTCCAGGAGCCAGGTGCGCTGCCCTTCACTCCAAAGTCCATCCGCTCCCATTTCCAACATGTCTTCATTATCGTTCAGGTTCATGAGCACTGCACGGACAACACGTATTACAG GGTGGCTGTGACACGCTCTAAAGACATGCCATTATTTGGCCCGTTGTTCCCCAAGGGTGCCCGATTCCCTCGCTCAGCTGCCTTCAGGGACTTCCTTCTGGCAAAGGCAGTGAACGCTGAAAACGCAGCAGAGAAGTCAGAGAAGTTTCGCTCCATGGCCACGCGCACGCGGCAGGAATACCTGAAGGACCTGGCCGAAAACTACGTGACCACAACACCCATCGACTCCTCCACCAAGttccccctgctctctctgGGAGGCAAGCGCAAAGACAAGCTGAAGGGCGCCAAAGGCGCCGAGTTGCACAGTGCCGGGGCGCTGGTGTGGGCGGTGATGGTCTACAGTCGAGATGAAGGGGAGGCAGGAGAGCACAAGCTCCCCTGTCTGCTCGGGGTGTCGGCCGAGTCGGTGGTGCTCATTGAGAGGTGCACACGCAGGGTGGTGTTTAACTGCTCCTGCAGAGATGTCATTGGCTGGAAAGCAGTGATAGAGACTAAGGAGGGGGGGCCTTGCTTGGATATCTTCTATGAGCGCGGGGAGTCGGTATCCATCAGTGTGATGGAGAGCCAGGCGGAGGATATACGTGAGGTGGTGCAGAGGCTAGAG CTGGTTACGCGGGGCTGTGAGGCGCTGGAGGTCACCCCTCTGCGTGACGGGGTCGGTCAGCCCGGCTTCCTGATGAACGAGGAGGGTTTCGTGACGGAGCTGCAGCGGTTCTGCTATGCGGAGAGTGGAGGCCTGCAGTTGTGGGCTCGTGTGGTGCGGCTGTGCGGACACTCGCTGGTTCACCTGAGCCTCGAGGAGAGGACCAGGCTGCTGCGCACTGCGCACAAGATCCACATCACTGTCATACCACCGGATGAGAACGGCAAGCCTCGCAG aAGTTTCTCTGAGCTTTACCAGAAAGCCATCAAGGATGCAGAGTGTAAGCCTGGCGAGGATCAGTCAGGAGAGGCCTGGGTGCTGGACGAGagggaagaggacgaggaggacgaggacgaggcgACGGAGGCTGAGCTGAAGGCGGGTGTGGTCAATGAGGGGGACAtagtgcaggtgcaggtggaggcCGAAGAGGGCAAAGAGCGGTCGTATGACAAAGGGCCAGGCGAGAGAAGCCACGCCGCACTCCTCAAGCCGCCCGGCTTGGCTCTGTTACGGGCCACTTCGCTGCAGGaccagccggccaatcagagccagGAGGCCAGCGCCTCGCAGCTCACTCGCAGCATCTCATTGGAGAGACAGCCATCCTACAGGGACACGTGTGATGG CCACGTGTACGGCAACATTGGGCTGAAAACAGAGGGCAACATCTACCAAAACGTCGGCGAGCTGAGGGACGCCACACCCGATCTGATCCTGGCTGTCAAACCCAAGGTTCCCCTGGAGGACGAACAG TTCATGGGGGCTGAGTTTGGCGACGACAAAGCCTCGGCGAGTGactcctctctctcgtcttccCGGTTGTCGTGCATAGACCGAGCTGAACGAAATTCCCGAGCCCTAAGTCTTCATAACTCCATCACCAAGA TTCTCTCAGAAACAACAGAATCAACTGAGGAGGAGTGGCAATCCATCGCCGACCTGGCCACAGCCTGCCGCAGCATCCTGGAGGCTTTGTCACGAGAGG ACCGCAAAGCCGGAGACCCCTCGCAGTCAGGAGCTGACCAGACTGATGGCAAGCTGAAAGACTCAAAGGAGAA TGACTCTCCAGGCCACCTAGAGGAGAAGGTGTCCCAGCTGGAGGCTATGCTGAGGAATCTGCAGGATGACCTGCAAAAG gagaaggaggacaagGCGGTGCTGCAGGCCGAGGTGCAGAGCCTCAGGCAGAACAATcagcggctgcaggaggagtCGCAGAGCACAGTGGCCCGCCTCATCAAAGTCACCGAGCTGCTGTGCAACGTCAACAAGCCCTGTTAG
- the zmp:0000001168 gene encoding signal-induced proliferation-associated protein 1 isoform X3, with the protein MQSDDLFIRKFRRQNVRPPIATVSFDSKREAGVVEWPPRRDGDGAEGDCLTPSRVGLSLRSVGRGHIMQRSNSDVTLGDLDSSGKAGGKATRVVGEKVGVGAQGDSGVLLHREYGSLSSLERQIQAQDLRTDDQGPLSPSALRFKDPFLLLGLQGNPPEPDGFFRGLSVSTGESPKPAKPPKPEGLSKKSKPGPPQIPQPGPYDNIGGGAWVRNFAHYDVQSILFDLTEAATNRDSIGRKKNITSGASAASQLRPLSQATPASPAQAGGGNGGNPDDPEQSLLLDEGDGNDNELLLSCPHFRNETGGEEQVGLGRSQERRGLWSSLRTPYDAVSVLEEPRESHVQQQGKSNYFIEHADLGAHYYRKYFYMKEHQNFFGMDDRLGPVAISFRREEKEGTSGAQYNYRIIFRTTEMKTLRGSILEESVPSAARHTTPRGLSPKRLLEFIMPELNLHCLRLASNSPKVRDTLLKLDEQGLNFQRKVGVMYCRAGQGTEEDMYNNESSGPAFEEFLELLGERVRLKGWEKYRAQLDNKTDSTGTHSLYTRYQDYEIMFHVSTMLPYTANNTQQLLRKRHIGNDIVTIVFQEPGALPFTPKSIRSHFQHVFIIVQVHEHCTDNTYYRVAVTRSKDMPLFGPLFPKGARFPRSAAFRDFLLAKAVNAENAAEKSEKFRSMATRTRQEYLKDLAENYVTTTPIDSSTKFPLLSLGGKRKDKLKGAKGAELHSAGALVWAVMVYSRDEGEAGEHKLPCLLGVSAESVVLIERCTRRVVFNCSCRDVIGWKAVIETKEGGPCLDIFYERGESVSISVMESQAEDIREVVQRLELVTRGCEALEVTPLRDGVGQPGFLMNEEGFVTELQRFCYAESGGLQLWARVVRLCGHSLVHLSLEERTRLLRTAHKIHITVIPPDENGKPRRSFSELYQKAIKDAECKPGEDQSGEAWVLDEREEDEEDEDEATEAELKAGVVNEGDIVQVQVEAEEGKERSYDKGPGERSHAALLKPPGLALLRATSLQDQPANQSQEASASQLTRSISLERQPSYRDTCDGHVYGNIGLKTEGNIYQNVGELRDATPDLILAVKPKVPLEDEQFMGAEFGDDKASASDSSLSSSRLSCIDRAERNSRALSLHNSITKILSETTESTEEEWQSIADLATACRSILEALSREDRKAGDPSQSGADQTDGKLKDSKEKPPRGEGVPAGGYAEESAG; encoded by the exons ATGCAGTCAGATGACCTCTTCATCCGCAAGTTTCGCCGTCAGAACGTGCGGCCGCCAATTGCCACCGTCAGCTTTGACTCCAAGCGGGAAGCAGGTGTAGTGGAGTGGCCGCCGAGGAGGGATGGTGACGGAGCCGAAGGTGACTGCCTCACTCCGAGTCGCGTGGGGCTGAGTCTGAGGTCAGTGGGCCGGGGCCACATCATGCAGAGGAGTAACAGCGATGTCACCTTGGGGGACTTGGACTCCTCTGGTAAAGCCGGGGGGAAAGCAACTCGGGTGGTCGGTGAGAAGGTGGGTGTGGGGGCACAGGGCGACTCAGGTGTTCTGCTACACAGGGAATATGGCAGCCTGTCCTCACTGGAGAGACAGATTCAAGCCCAGGATCTGCGCACAGATGACCAGGGGCCCCTGAGTCCAAGTGCCCTCCGCTTCAAAGACCCTTTCCTGCTTTTAGGACTGCAGGGCAACCCTCCGGAGCCTGATGGATTCTTTCGGGGTCTGTCTGTTTCCACAGGGGAATCCCCAAAACCTGCCAAGCCGCCGAAGCCTGAAGGTCTAAGTAAGAAGAGCAAACCTGGGCCCCCGCAGATCCCTCAGCCGGGTCCGTATGACAACATCGGGGGAGGAGCCTGGGTGAGGAACTTTGCCCACTATGACGTTCAAAGCATCTTGTTTGACCTCACCGAGGCCGCCACCAACAGAGACAGCATTGGGCGGAAAAAGAATATCACCTCGGGGGCTTCAGCAGCCTCCCAGCTGCGCCCCCTGTCCCAGGCCACCCCCGCCTCACCAGCACAGGCTGGAGGAGGCAACGGGGGGAACCCAGATGACCCTGAGCAGTCGCTGCTGCTGGACGAAGGGGACGGCAACGATAATGAGCTCCTGCTCAGCTGCCCCCACTTTCGCAATGAGAcggggggagaggagcaggtgggACTGGGTCGATCCCAGGAGCGGCGGGGACTCTGGTCAAGCCTGCGAACCCCTTACGATGCAGTGTCAGTCCTGGAGGAGCCCAGAGAGAGTCACGTCCAACAGCAGGGCAAGAGCAACTACTTCATCGAGCACGCAGATCTGGGAGCCCATTACTATCGCAAATATTTCTACATGAAAG AACACCAGAACTTCTTTGGCATGGATGATCGCCTCGGCCCAGTGGCCATCAGTTTCCGtcgagaggagaaagaaggaacCAGTGGAGCTCAGTACAACTACAGAATCATCTTTCGCACCACGGAG ATGAAGACGCTGCGAGGTTCCATCCTGGAGGAGTCGGTGCCCTCTGCTGCTCGTCACACGACACCCAGAGGCTTGTCTCCCAAGAGGCTGCTGGAGTTCATCATGCCTGAACTGAACCTGCACTGCCTTCGCTTGGCCTCCAACTCCCCCAAGGTCCGGGACACACTGCTGAAGCTGGACGAACAGGGG CTGAATTTCCAGAGAAAGGTTGGGGTGATGTACTGCCGGGCCGGGCAGGGCACAGAGGAAGACATGTACAACAACGAGAGCTCCGGGCCAGCGTTTGAGGAGTTCCTCGAACTGCTCGGGGAGCGGGTGCGGCTGAAGGGCTGGGAGAAATACCGAGCTCAGCTGGACAACAAGA CTGATTCAACTGGGACACACTCCCTCTACACGCGCTACCAGGACTACGAGATTATGTTTCATGTGTCCACCATGCTGCCCTACACAgccaacaacacacaacag TTGCTGAGAAAGCGACACATCGGAAACGACATTGTGACAATCGTTTTCCAGGAGCCAGGTGCGCTGCCCTTCACTCCAAAGTCCATCCGCTCCCATTTCCAACATGTCTTCATTATCGTTCAGGTTCATGAGCACTGCACGGACAACACGTATTACAG GGTGGCTGTGACACGCTCTAAAGACATGCCATTATTTGGCCCGTTGTTCCCCAAGGGTGCCCGATTCCCTCGCTCAGCTGCCTTCAGGGACTTCCTTCTGGCAAAGGCAGTGAACGCTGAAAACGCAGCAGAGAAGTCAGAGAAGTTTCGCTCCATGGCCACGCGCACGCGGCAGGAATACCTGAAGGACCTGGCCGAAAACTACGTGACCACAACACCCATCGACTCCTCCACCAAGttccccctgctctctctgGGAGGCAAGCGCAAAGACAAGCTGAAGGGCGCCAAAGGCGCCGAGTTGCACAGTGCCGGGGCGCTGGTGTGGGCGGTGATGGTCTACAGTCGAGATGAAGGGGAGGCAGGAGAGCACAAGCTCCCCTGTCTGCTCGGGGTGTCGGCCGAGTCGGTGGTGCTCATTGAGAGGTGCACACGCAGGGTGGTGTTTAACTGCTCCTGCAGAGATGTCATTGGCTGGAAAGCAGTGATAGAGACTAAGGAGGGGGGGCCTTGCTTGGATATCTTCTATGAGCGCGGGGAGTCGGTATCCATCAGTGTGATGGAGAGCCAGGCGGAGGATATACGTGAGGTGGTGCAGAGGCTAGAG CTGGTTACGCGGGGCTGTGAGGCGCTGGAGGTCACCCCTCTGCGTGACGGGGTCGGTCAGCCCGGCTTCCTGATGAACGAGGAGGGTTTCGTGACGGAGCTGCAGCGGTTCTGCTATGCGGAGAGTGGAGGCCTGCAGTTGTGGGCTCGTGTGGTGCGGCTGTGCGGACACTCGCTGGTTCACCTGAGCCTCGAGGAGAGGACCAGGCTGCTGCGCACTGCGCACAAGATCCACATCACTGTCATACCACCGGATGAGAACGGCAAGCCTCGCAG aAGTTTCTCTGAGCTTTACCAGAAAGCCATCAAGGATGCAGAGTGTAAGCCTGGCGAGGATCAGTCAGGAGAGGCCTGGGTGCTGGACGAGagggaagaggacgaggaggacgaggacgaggcgACGGAGGCTGAGCTGAAGGCGGGTGTGGTCAATGAGGGGGACAtagtgcaggtgcaggtggaggcCGAAGAGGGCAAAGAGCGGTCGTATGACAAAGGGCCAGGCGAGAGAAGCCACGCCGCACTCCTCAAGCCGCCCGGCTTGGCTCTGTTACGGGCCACTTCGCTGCAGGaccagccggccaatcagagccagGAGGCCAGCGCCTCGCAGCTCACTCGCAGCATCTCATTGGAGAGACAGCCATCCTACAGGGACACGTGTGATGG CCACGTGTACGGCAACATTGGGCTGAAAACAGAGGGCAACATCTACCAAAACGTCGGCGAGCTGAGGGACGCCACACCCGATCTGATCCTGGCTGTCAAACCCAAGGTTCCCCTGGAGGACGAACAG TTCATGGGGGCTGAGTTTGGCGACGACAAAGCCTCGGCGAGTGactcctctctctcgtcttccCGGTTGTCGTGCATAGACCGAGCTGAACGAAATTCCCGAGCCCTAAGTCTTCATAACTCCATCACCAAGA TTCTCTCAGAAACAACAGAATCAACTGAGGAGGAGTGGCAATCCATCGCCGACCTGGCCACAGCCTGCCGCAGCATCCTGGAGGCTTTGTCACGAGAGG ACCGCAAAGCCGGAGACCCCTCGCAGTCAGGAGCTGACCAGACTGATGGCAAGCTGAAAGACTCAAAGGAGAA GCCACCTAGAGGAGAAGGTGTCCCAGCTGGAGGCTATGCTGAGGAATCTGCAGGATGA